A portion of the Deltaproteobacteria bacterium genome contains these proteins:
- a CDS encoding ABC transporter substrate-binding protein has translation MSCRGAACCAPTQEVMSIRYNLQIAIAIKFAVILFLCAALRESDAAERPRERVRIGVSSKSIGFFDIWVAHEKGFFRKYGFDSEVITMRPNLSVVAVQAGEIDYTMMTSTAIRSAVKGLPLKLVTIGLKSSFHALVGRESFKSAAELKGKKIAISNVGATDDLVARAILQKAGLDPRRDVAMMSVGASETRFQSLISGQMDAATLSLPHSVLAKQQGFRFLGTAGDVLHVPFTGLSTSTAKIQRDREAIKRMIQAQMESMRWIKNQKSDAIQFLRQFFGTDESTAVESYNVYAPLIIDDVRVTAEAVRAILDSEGATNILWTQVADASLVEEVLQKGR, from the coding sequence ATGTCTTGTAGGGGCGCAGCATGCTGCGCCCCTACACAGGAAGTGATGTCGATCCGGTACAATCTGCAAATTGCAATCGCCATCAAGTTTGCGGTGATTTTGTTTCTTTGCGCCGCGTTGCGCGAAAGCGACGCCGCCGAGCGTCCCCGCGAGCGCGTGCGCATCGGGGTGTCGTCGAAGTCCATCGGCTTCTTCGATATTTGGGTGGCGCATGAAAAAGGTTTTTTTCGCAAGTATGGATTCGATTCCGAAGTCATCACCATGCGGCCGAATCTTTCCGTGGTCGCGGTGCAGGCGGGGGAGATCGATTACACGATGATGACCAGCACGGCGATTCGCTCGGCGGTGAAAGGTTTGCCGCTCAAGCTGGTCACCATCGGCCTCAAGTCTTCATTCCACGCTTTGGTCGGCCGCGAGAGTTTCAAATCGGCGGCGGAGCTCAAAGGCAAGAAGATCGCGATCTCCAACGTCGGCGCGACGGATGATTTAGTCGCCCGGGCGATCTTGCAGAAAGCCGGCCTCGATCCGCGCCGGGATGTCGCGATGATGTCGGTGGGCGCGTCGGAGACGCGCTTTCAATCGTTGATCTCCGGTCAGATGGACGCGGCGACGTTATCGTTGCCGCATTCGGTGTTGGCCAAGCAGCAAGGTTTCCGCTTTCTCGGCACCGCCGGCGACGTCCTGCACGTTCCCTTCACCGGTTTGTCGACCAGCACGGCAAAAATTCAGCGCGACCGTGAAGCGATCAAGCGGATGATTCAAGCGCAGATGGAATCGATGCGCTGGATCAAAAATCAGAAGAGCGACGCGATTCAGTTCCTGCGCCAGTTCTTCGGCACCGACGAGTCCACCGCCGTCGAATCCTACAACGTCTACGCGCCGCTAATCATCGACGACGTACGCGTCACCGCGGAGGCGGTGCGGGCGATCCTAGATTCCGAAGGCGCGACGAATATTCTTTGGACGCAAGTGGCGGATGCGTCGTTGGTGGAGGAAGTGTTGCAGAAGGGCCGGTAA
- a CDS encoding RraA family protein translates to MAREPIIERLIKLDSCAVSDALDSLSLKGATWGVRPQWPCPKIAGRAVTMKIKPAGLQQPTQHLGTAPIEAAQPGDVIVIDNGGKLEFSCWGGLLALSAKLKGVSGVVIDGASRDIDEARELEFPVYARSVVPMTARNRVVQESYNQEIQFAGVQCYPGDLVLADGSGIIIISKEKENEVVAAAETIYAKEQEMAAGIRKGYSGREMLEKLGYEQMLNKK, encoded by the coding sequence ATGGCGCGTGAACCGATTATTGAAAGATTGATCAAGCTCGACAGCTGCGCGGTTTCGGATGCCTTGGACAGTTTGAGTTTGAAAGGCGCAACTTGGGGTGTGCGGCCGCAGTGGCCGTGCCCGAAGATCGCCGGTCGCGCGGTGACCATGAAGATCAAGCCGGCGGGATTGCAGCAGCCGACGCAGCATTTGGGCACGGCGCCCATTGAAGCGGCGCAGCCGGGCGACGTGATCGTCATCGACAACGGCGGCAAGTTGGAATTTTCCTGCTGGGGCGGACTGCTGGCGCTTTCCGCCAAGCTCAAAGGCGTGAGCGGCGTGGTGATCGACGGCGCGTCGCGCGATATCGACGAAGCGCGCGAGTTGGAATTTCCCGTCTACGCGCGCAGCGTGGTGCCGATGACCGCGCGCAATCGCGTGGTGCAGGAATCTTACAATCAAGAAATTCAATTCGCCGGCGTGCAATGCTATCCCGGAGATTTGGTTTTAGCCGATGGCAGCGGCATTATTATTATTTCCAAGGAAAAAGAAAACGAAGTCGTCGCCGCGGCGGAAACGATTTACGCCAAGGAACAAGAGATGGCCGCGGGAATCCGCAAGGGTTATTCCGGCCGCGAAATGCTCGAGAAGCTCGGCTACGAGCAGATGTTGAATAAGAAATAG
- a CDS encoding RraA family protein — MDAVVEGFRKLSVAAVSDAMDRLGVVGQCLGIQSINQGNKMAGRAFTIKYIPCGVVKGTVGDYIDDIPPGDVVVLDNAGRLDCTVWGDILTAVAHKRGVGGTVVHGVCRDVARSFELRYPIFSRAKYMRTGKDRVEVDGMNVRVSLGEVQIQPGDIMLGSDDGVLAVPKEKEQEILALAESISVAEDKILQSALTGMRLDEARKIHKYHELQRKA; from the coding sequence ATGGACGCGGTGGTCGAAGGATTCAGAAAACTTTCGGTGGCGGCGGTGTCGGATGCCATGGACCGGCTCGGTGTGGTCGGCCAATGCTTGGGTATTCAGTCGATCAATCAAGGCAACAAGATGGCCGGGCGCGCGTTCACGATCAAGTATATTCCCTGCGGCGTCGTCAAGGGCACGGTGGGCGATTACATCGACGACATTCCGCCCGGCGATGTGGTTGTACTCGACAATGCCGGCCGCTTGGACTGCACGGTGTGGGGCGATATTCTCACCGCCGTCGCGCATAAGCGCGGTGTCGGCGGCACCGTGGTCCACGGTGTGTGCCGTGACGTGGCGCGCAGCTTCGAATTGAGATATCCGATTTTCAGCCGGGCGAAATACATGCGCACGGGCAAAGACCGAGTGGAAGTCGACGGAATGAACGTCCGGGTTTCCCTCGGCGAAGTTCAAATTCAGCCGGGCGACATCATGCTCGGCAGCGACGACGGCGTGCTGGCGGTGCCGAAGGAAAAAGAGCAAGAGATTTTGGCGCTGGCGGAGTCGATCTCGGTAGCCGAAGATAAAATCTTGCAGTCAGCGCTCACTGGCATGCGTTTGGATGAAGCGCGCAAGATTCACAAGTACCATGAGCTGCAACGCAAAGCGTAG
- a CDS encoding extradiol ring-cleavage dioxygenase, which yields MGRWRKKVMAEIVIGVGTSHSPQLSIRAKDWTKLLGDKDKTDPRLNYQALLQKAKPGLEKELTEDKFRERDQACLAGIKVLGDALAAAKPDIVVVFGDDQQEQFHDDNMPMFAIYHGKGLPVVRHNNLRPAAWKEAEEKGWAETAPEYETAADLADHLICALTDAEFDITRCNKLRAEIGVGHAFSFLYRRVLPGSRVPMVPMMVNTYYPPNQPTPKRCYNFGQAVRKAIESWDTNKRVALMASGGLSHVVIDEEIDAMVIDGLKNKKPEVLFQLPRQKLKGGTSEILNWVALAGAMEQRELKYLEYVTTYRSPAATGCGMGFAYWI from the coding sequence ATGGGGCGATGGAGGAAAAAAGTTATGGCAGAGATCGTCATCGGTGTTGGCACTTCGCATAGTCCGCAGTTGAGCATTCGTGCGAAGGACTGGACAAAACTGCTCGGAGACAAAGACAAAACCGATCCGCGGCTCAACTATCAGGCCTTGCTGCAGAAGGCCAAGCCGGGCTTGGAGAAGGAGTTGACCGAAGACAAGTTTCGCGAGAGGGACCAGGCTTGTCTCGCGGGAATCAAAGTCTTGGGTGATGCGCTTGCAGCTGCCAAGCCGGATATCGTTGTCGTCTTCGGCGACGATCAGCAGGAACAATTTCACGACGATAATATGCCGATGTTCGCGATCTATCACGGCAAAGGTTTGCCAGTAGTGCGGCATAACAATTTGCGTCCGGCGGCATGGAAAGAAGCCGAGGAGAAAGGCTGGGCCGAGACCGCGCCGGAGTATGAAACCGCCGCGGATCTGGCCGATCACTTGATTTGCGCCCTCACCGACGCCGAGTTCGATATCACGCGTTGCAACAAGCTGCGCGCCGAGATCGGTGTCGGCCACGCTTTCAGTTTTCTCTATCGCCGTGTGCTGCCCGGCAGCAGGGTGCCGATGGTGCCGATGATGGTCAACACTTACTATCCACCCAATCAACCGACGCCCAAGCGCTGCTACAACTTCGGCCAAGCGGTGCGCAAGGCGATCGAATCTTGGGATACCAACAAACGGGTCGCGCTGATGGCGTCGGGCGGCTTGAGTCACGTCGTCATCGACGAAGAGATCGACGCCATGGTGATCGACGGTTTGAAAAATAAAAAGCCCGAGGTGCTGTTTCAACTACCGCGGCAAAAACTCAAAGGCGGCACTTCGGAAATCTTGAACTGGGTGGCGCTGGCTGGCGCGATGGAACAGCGCGAGCTGAAATATTTGGAATACGTCACTACCTATCGTTCGCCAGCGGCGACTGGCTGCGGGATGGGGTTCGCGTATTGGATTTAG